The nucleotide window AACGTTCCCAGTTTCATGCCTACGTTTTTGCAGCTCGACATCATGGCGGCTCTGGAATACGGCCTCTTCACCGTACTTTTTACCATGACCATGGTGGATCTGTTCGACAGCATGGGCACCATCATCGGCCTTTCACGCAAGGCCGGACTGATGAAGGATGACGGAAGCATCGAAGGGCTGGACAAGGCTCTCGTGGCCGACTCCTGCGGCACCATGCTTTCCGGTCTTCTGGGAACGCCCGCCGTGACAAGCTATCTGGAAAGTTCCACAGGTATTGCCGAGGGCGGCCGCACCGGCCTTACCTCCGTTGTCGTAGGGGGGCTTTTCCTCGTCAGTCTTATTTTCGCCCCGCTTGTCGGCTTTGTTCAGAGCTATGCCACGGCTCCGGCCCTCATCGTGGTCGGCTCCCTCATGATACAGGAAACCCGGAACATTGATTTCAGCGAAATGGCCGACGCTATGCCCGCTTTTCTCACCATCATCACCATGCCGCTCACGAGCAGCATCGCCACTGGCTTCGGTATGGGCTTCATCAGCTATGTGCTCATCAGGCTCTGCACCGGCAGGGCGAAGGAAGTGAGTCTCGTCATGTGGGTGGTTTCGGTCTGCTTCGTCGTCAATTTCGCGCTGCGCTGATACCGGAACGCCGGTTTTTTTGCGGAAACAAGGAGAAGAGCATGGATCTGGGACTTCGCGACAAGGTGGTGGTCATTACGGGCGGTACGGCCGGTATAGGCAAATCCTGCGTGGACGCTTTTCTGGAAGAAGGCTGCCGTGTCGTTGTGTGCGGCCGATCCGCCGCCAGGCTGGAAGCCTTTCGTGCGGAATATGAGGGGAGGCCCGTACTGGCCGTCGGCGGAAACGTCACGTCTGCTGAAGATATGGAAAAGCTGGCGGATGCCGCAGTGGAACGCTTCGGACGTATCGACGTATGGGTGAACAACGCGGGTATTTACCCCAAGGGCAACCTGGAAGATATGCCTCTCGATGCCTGGCGGGAAACTTTTGCCGTCAATGTGGACGGCGTGCTTTACGGTTCCCGTGCCGCTATTCCCCACTTGCGGAAGGCGGGGGGCGGCGTCATCGTCAACGCTTCTTCCTATGCCGCCATCATGCCTACGGGCGGGCGCGGAGCCTACGGCATCACCAAGGCGGCGGTAAGTCACATGACCAAGGTCATGGCGGCGGAACTTGCTCCCGACAATATCCGTGTGGTGGCCTACATGCCCGGATTTGTGCTCACCGGCATCAACGCCGCCGTGCTCGGCGAGTATGATGACGGCGCCGTGAAGCGGCAGGCCGTGCAGAACCGCTACGGGCGCACGGAAGAGATTGCCCGCCTTGTGGTTTTCCTGTCTTCCGATGCGGCAAGTTTCATTACTGGCTGCGGAGTGGAGGCAAGCGGCGGCAAGTACTGCGTGCAGAATCCCTTCGCCGCCTGGGAAAACGTAAGGTAGAGGAACGGCCGGATTTTTTTGCCT belongs to Mailhella massiliensis and includes:
- a CDS encoding SDR family NAD(P)-dependent oxidoreductase is translated as MDLGLRDKVVVITGGTAGIGKSCVDAFLEEGCRVVVCGRSAARLEAFRAEYEGRPVLAVGGNVTSAEDMEKLADAAVERFGRIDVWVNNAGIYPKGNLEDMPLDAWRETFAVNVDGVLYGSRAAIPHLRKAGGGVIVNASSYAAIMPTGGRGAYGITKAAVSHMTKVMAAELAPDNIRVVAYMPGFVLTGINAAVLGEYDDGAVKRQAVQNRYGRTEEIARLVVFLSSDAASFITGCGVEASGGKYCVQNPFAAWENVR